A genomic segment from Desulfonatronum lacustre DSM 10312 encodes:
- a CDS encoding CoB--CoM heterodisulfide reductase iron-sulfur subunit A family protein codes for MEHSGILVVGGGFSGITAALEAAEVGHYVYIIEKNSCLGGRVSQLNQYFPKLCPPSCGLEINYQRIKNNPRVKFFTLAEVVSVTGSPGNYTAKIKLSPRYVNTNCTACDKCSQVCPVETDSEFELGLQKRKAAYRPHLNSFPLRYVIDPEVCLGKSCSKCVEACAYDAIDLDDREKEITLNVGAVVWATGWKPYDVSKLEILGAGKVKNAISNMQMERLASPSGPTNGKIVRLSDGKAPERIAFVQCAGSRDESHLSYCSYICCMASLKQVTYLRAQYPDAQIVIYYIDIRTPGRYDKFLQKIREDEKVLMVKGKVAQVVEDGATGDVLVTAEDIIKGLKKEERFDMVVLATGMEPSVAGQTLPAGLQQDDDGFCISQEAGVIAAGCAKMPLDVMRSAQTATGAALKAIQTVVGR; via the coding sequence ATGGAACATTCAGGAATACTTGTCGTAGGAGGCGGCTTCAGCGGAATCACTGCCGCATTGGAAGCAGCCGAAGTCGGACATTATGTGTATATCATCGAGAAAAATTCGTGTCTTGGGGGACGCGTTTCCCAGTTGAATCAATACTTCCCCAAGCTTTGTCCTCCTTCCTGCGGATTGGAAATCAACTACCAGCGAATCAAGAACAATCCCAGGGTTAAATTTTTTACTCTTGCCGAAGTCGTCTCCGTTACGGGTTCTCCTGGTAATTATACGGCCAAGATCAAGCTCAGCCCGCGGTACGTGAACACCAACTGCACCGCCTGCGACAAGTGTTCTCAGGTCTGTCCCGTGGAAACGGATTCCGAGTTCGAACTCGGTCTGCAAAAACGCAAGGCCGCGTATCGTCCGCACTTGAATTCATTTCCGTTGCGCTACGTGATCGATCCCGAGGTCTGTCTCGGAAAGAGCTGTTCCAAGTGCGTCGAGGCCTGCGCCTACGATGCCATCGACCTGGACGACCGGGAAAAGGAAATCACCCTGAACGTGGGCGCCGTGGTCTGGGCCACGGGCTGGAAGCCGTACGATGTGTCCAAGCTGGAAATTCTTGGCGCGGGCAAGGTCAAGAACGCCATCTCCAATATGCAGATGGAACGGTTGGCCAGCCCCAGCGGGCCCACCAACGGCAAAATCGTCCGCCTTTCCGACGGCAAGGCTCCGGAACGGATCGCCTTCGTGCAGTGTGCCGGATCGCGCGATGAGAGCCATCTCTCCTACTGTTCCTACATTTGCTGCATGGCTTCCTTGAAGCAGGTCACCTACTTGCGGGCCCAATATCCGGATGCGCAGATCGTGATCTACTACATCGATATCCGAACCCCCGGACGGTACGATAAATTTTTGCAAAAGATCCGTGAGGATGAAAAAGTCCTGATGGTCAAGGGCAAAGTCGCCCAGGTCGTGGAAGACGGCGCCACCGGCGACGTTCTGGTGACCGCCGAAGACATCATCAAGGGCCTGAAGAAAGAGGAGCGGTTCGACATGGTGGTCTTGGCCACTGGAATGGAACCGAGCGTTGCTGGACAGACCCTTCCGGCGGGCTTGCAGCAGGACGACGATGGATTCTGTATTTCGCAGGAAGCCGGAGTGATCGCGGCGGGGTGCGCCAAAATGCCCCTGGACGTCATGCGCTCGGCCCAGACCGCGACTGGTGCGGCGCTGAAAGCAATTCAAACCGTGGTAGGGAGGTAA
- a CDS encoding hydrogenase iron-sulfur subunit, whose product MSSKIGVYICEGCDIGPQLNAGQLAEFVQSEYGGSCPVIKTAPVLCSQEGKSMIQADIDAETIDGVAVCACSPRVKWDIFQFGEKAVVERVNLREQCAWTYARPEADTTAEGEVPETLRMMAQDYIRMGIIKLQKYVVPQPEIPEVTKTILVVGGGNTGLTAALGGAKLGYDVVLLEKQGQLGGFAAQMYKQVPYTYPYTQAIPTGVDKKINDVSANDKIRVFTGSTLSKLEGAPGQYTAVIATGNGEERIPVGSVVLATGWKPFDPEARVVETEAPKEESKEGEEIAVVDTPEIQKGENVLAPLGHGKFTNVITNVDMELMAKKGELLRPSDGRPVQSVAFIQCAGQRSTEEGHLPYCSSVCCMVSLKQAGYLREKNPNGKAFIIYKDMIVPGVQELYYKAAQDDPGIFLTKGDVIEVKEDSDGGIIVQAENTLLGEPLEIKVDVLVLATGMVPTTLAEPIMNFAYRQGPAFPDLNLFNGFADSNYICFPYETRRTGVYSAGCVHQPMLMGAAEDDASGAVLKAIQCLESINRGMAVHPRSGDISFPKFNMVRCTQCKRCTEECPFGALDDDEKGTPQPNPTRCRRCGTCMGACPERVISFEEYNVDMIASMIKENEVPDDIDEGGPRVIVFVCENDAYPALDMAAFQGKKWSPYVRFISVRCLGSINSIWVADSMSKGIDGVLLLGCKYGDDYQCHFAKGSELCNKRMENIAETLGRLQLEPERVQQKQVAIDEYDKVPQMIDDFMNHIIDDIGANPYKGF is encoded by the coding sequence ATGTCCAGCAAAATTGGTGTATATATTTGCGAAGGTTGCGACATTGGCCCTCAACTGAATGCAGGGCAACTCGCGGAATTCGTGCAAAGTGAATACGGCGGCAGCTGCCCGGTGATCAAGACCGCTCCGGTGCTATGCAGCCAGGAAGGCAAGTCCATGATCCAGGCGGATATTGACGCTGAAACCATTGATGGCGTCGCTGTCTGTGCATGCTCTCCCCGAGTGAAGTGGGACATTTTTCAGTTCGGTGAAAAGGCAGTTGTGGAGCGCGTCAATTTGCGCGAGCAGTGCGCCTGGACGTATGCCCGTCCTGAAGCCGACACGACGGCCGAAGGTGAAGTGCCGGAAACCCTGCGGATGATGGCTCAGGACTATATTCGGATGGGCATTATCAAGTTGCAGAAGTACGTTGTTCCGCAACCTGAGATTCCGGAAGTTACCAAGACCATTCTGGTGGTCGGTGGTGGGAACACCGGTCTGACCGCCGCCCTGGGCGGCGCCAAGCTGGGCTACGATGTGGTCCTTTTGGAGAAGCAGGGACAATTGGGCGGTTTCGCGGCTCAGATGTACAAGCAGGTGCCGTACACCTACCCCTACACCCAGGCTATTCCGACAGGCGTGGACAAGAAGATCAACGACGTTTCCGCCAACGACAAGATTCGTGTATTCACCGGGTCTACGTTGAGCAAGCTTGAGGGCGCTCCCGGTCAGTACACCGCCGTGATCGCCACCGGCAACGGCGAGGAACGCATTCCCGTCGGTTCCGTTGTCCTGGCCACCGGATGGAAGCCCTTTGATCCCGAGGCTCGAGTCGTGGAGACCGAAGCCCCGAAGGAGGAGAGCAAGGAAGGCGAGGAGATCGCCGTCGTAGATACTCCGGAAATTCAGAAGGGCGAAAATGTTTTGGCCCCGCTCGGGCACGGCAAGTTCACCAACGTGATCACCAACGTGGACATGGAGTTGATGGCCAAAAAAGGTGAACTGCTCCGGCCTTCCGACGGCCGTCCCGTTCAGTCCGTGGCCTTCATCCAGTGCGCCGGGCAGCGTTCCACCGAGGAAGGGCACCTGCCGTACTGTTCCTCGGTCTGCTGCATGGTTTCGCTGAAGCAGGCCGGCTATCTGCGGGAAAAGAACCCCAACGGCAAGGCCTTCATCATCTATAAGGACATGATCGTCCCCGGTGTTCAGGAGCTGTACTACAAGGCCGCTCAGGACGATCCCGGCATTTTCCTGACCAAGGGCGACGTGATCGAGGTCAAGGAAGATTCGGACGGGGGGATCATCGTCCAGGCTGAAAATACTTTGCTTGGCGAACCCTTGGAGATCAAGGTCGACGTCCTGGTGCTGGCCACGGGCATGGTGCCCACGACCCTGGCCGAGCCGATCATGAACTTCGCCTATCGCCAGGGACCGGCATTCCCGGATTTGAATCTGTTCAACGGTTTTGCCGATTCCAACTACATCTGCTTTCCTTACGAGACTCGACGGACCGGCGTTTATTCCGCCGGCTGCGTCCATCAGCCCATGCTCATGGGTGCCGCGGAGGACGACGCTTCGGGGGCCGTGCTCAAGGCCATCCAGTGCCTTGAGTCCATCAATCGCGGCATGGCCGTCCATCCGCGGTCCGGTGACATTTCCTTCCCCAAGTTCAACATGGTCCGGTGCACTCAGTGTAAGCGCTGCACCGAGGAGTGCCCCTTCGGCGCCCTGGACGACGATGAAAAGGGTACGCCGCAACCCAACCCGACCCGCTGCCGCCGTTGCGGCACCTGCATGGGCGCGTGTCCGGAGCGCGTGATCTCCTTCGAGGAGTACAACGTGGACATGATCGCCTCGATGATCAAGGAAAACGAAGTTCCGGACGACATTGACGAAGGCGGTCCCCGGGTCATCGTGTTCGTCTGCGAGAACGACGCCTATCCGGCTCTGGATATGGCCGCGTTCCAAGGCAAGAAATGGTCTCCGTACGTCAGGTTCATCTCCGTCCGTTGCCTGGGCTCCATCAACAGCATCTGGGTTGCCGACTCCATGTCCAAGGGCATTGACGGCGTCCTGCTGCTGGGCTGCAAATACGGCGACGACTACCAGTGTCACTTTGCCAAGGGCAGCGAGCTCTGCAACAAGCGGATGGAGAACATCGCCGAGACCCTCGGACGCTTGCAATTGGAACCGGAGCGGGTCCAGCAGAAGCAGGTGGCCATTGACGAATACGACAAGGTCCCGCAGATGATCGACGACTTCATGAATCACATCATCGACGACATCGGCGCCAACCCATACAAAGGCTTCTAG
- the qmoC gene encoding quinone-interacting membrane-bound oxidoreductase complex subunit QmoC — translation MAQVKRIEPDLQFIQEMQAAGGESLKKCYQCATCSVVCPLSPEENPYPRKEMIWAQWGLKDKLVGDLDMWLCHNCGTCSDQCPRGAKPADLMAAMRNMAYQNIAQPTIMGKFMSSAKYLPILAGIPALIFLVAWFVTSGFFGTPVDENGQVLYRLVFPQTAFIDPLFGLIAVAVLVIFARGVLSLIKIFNDSPQAPMGGVPVLTVLKSTWQVIIDEILSHTKWKECGGDNTDRYYGHMGIFFGFVGLFIVTAYVGVAYWLGVFTGWDLMTPLSLWNPFKILANIASIALLVGLVLVTKRRLNLDDAKFKSSYYDWYLLGVIWVVALSGMFSQLLRLANVPGAAYPMYYIHLVSIFMLFAYLPWSKLAHLVYRTVALGYARHIGRSPKPQA, via the coding sequence ATGGCACAAGTTAAACGCATTGAGCCCGATCTGCAGTTCATTCAGGAGATGCAGGCCGCGGGCGGAGAATCACTCAAGAAATGCTATCAATGCGCCACGTGTTCCGTGGTCTGCCCCCTGTCGCCGGAGGAAAATCCCTACCCGCGCAAGGAAATGATCTGGGCACAGTGGGGATTGAAAGACAAGCTGGTGGGCGATCTGGACATGTGGCTCTGCCACAATTGCGGTACCTGTTCGGACCAGTGTCCGCGCGGCGCGAAACCCGCTGACCTGATGGCGGCCATGCGCAACATGGCCTACCAGAACATCGCGCAACCGACGATCATGGGCAAATTCATGAGTTCGGCCAAGTACCTGCCGATCCTGGCCGGTATCCCCGCTCTGATCTTCCTGGTCGCTTGGTTCGTGACCTCCGGCTTTTTTGGTACGCCGGTGGATGAAAATGGTCAGGTGCTGTACCGCTTGGTCTTCCCCCAAACGGCCTTTATTGACCCGCTATTCGGCTTGATCGCCGTGGCAGTGCTCGTGATTTTCGCCAGGGGCGTGCTTTCCCTGATCAAAATCTTCAATGATTCACCACAAGCGCCCATGGGCGGGGTACCCGTATTGACCGTGCTCAAATCCACATGGCAGGTGATCATCGACGAGATTCTCTCCCACACAAAGTGGAAGGAGTGCGGTGGAGACAATACTGACCGCTACTACGGGCATATGGGAATATTCTTTGGCTTTGTCGGTCTGTTCATCGTGACGGCCTATGTGGGTGTTGCTTACTGGCTGGGCGTGTTCACCGGCTGGGACTTGATGACCCCGTTGAGCCTGTGGAACCCTTTTAAGATTCTGGCGAACATTGCTTCCATCGCCTTGCTCGTCGGCTTGGTGCTGGTGACCAAACGGCGCTTGAACCTGGACGACGCGAAATTCAAGTCGTCCTACTACGACTGGTACCTGTTGGGCGTGATCTGGGTCGTGGCCCTCTCCGGCATGTTCAGTCAGCTGTTGCGCTTGGCCAATGTCCCCGGCGCAGCCTACCCGATGTACTATATTCACTTGGTGAGCATCTTCATGCTGTTCGCTTATCTGCCGTGGTCCAAATTGGCTCACCTGGTCTACCGAACAGTGGCCTTGGGCTATGCGCGGCACATCGGCAGGTCGCCCAAACCGCAAGCTTAG
- the rpmE gene encoding 50S ribosomal protein L31 yields MKKEIHPEISKRKIHCACGHEIEALTTQRNDVQMEICANCHPFYTGKQRFVDTAGRIDRFKKKYASVAGGKA; encoded by the coding sequence ATGAAGAAAGAGATTCATCCTGAAATAAGCAAGCGCAAGATCCACTGCGCCTGCGGACATGAAATTGAGGCTTTGACCACCCAGCGCAACGACGTCCAGATGGAAATCTGCGCCAACTGCCATCCCTTCTACACCGGCAAGCAACGTTTCGTGGACACGGCCGGGCGGATCGACCGCTTCAAAAAGAAGTATGCTTCCGTCGCCGGCGGCAAGGCCTGA
- the prfA gene encoding peptide chain release factor 1: MFAKLESLQEKYQELERELSSAEVFTDQERYRQLTKRHAELGEIVSVYREFTRLSADAHSNKELFSDSDPEIREMARAEATQLEEQLETLRLRLQILLLPKDPLDDRNVILEIRAGTGGEEAALFASDLFRMYMRYAERVGLRTELIQASESGTGGFKEVIAAISGDKVYSRLKHESGVHRVQRVPATESQGRIHTSAVTVAILPEAEEVDVHIDPSDVRVDVYRSSGPGGQSVNTTDSAVRVTHIPTGLVVICQDEKSQHKNRAKAMKVLRSRLLKAKQDEQKASYDQNRKNQVGSGDRSERIRTYNFPQGRITDHRINLTLYRLESVLEGEMDELVNALVQHYQTEALKAESDDGY, encoded by the coding sequence ATGTTCGCCAAGCTCGAAAGCTTGCAGGAAAAATACCAGGAATTGGAACGTGAACTCAGTTCCGCCGAGGTCTTCACCGATCAGGAGCGCTATCGGCAACTGACCAAACGGCATGCCGAGCTGGGCGAGATCGTTTCCGTCTATCGGGAATTCACTCGTCTTTCGGCCGATGCACATTCCAACAAGGAACTGTTCAGCGATTCAGACCCGGAAATCCGGGAAATGGCTCGGGCCGAGGCGACGCAGTTGGAGGAGCAGTTGGAGACGCTGCGGCTCCGGTTGCAGATTCTTCTGCTTCCCAAAGATCCTTTGGACGACCGGAACGTGATTCTGGAAATCCGAGCCGGAACCGGCGGCGAAGAGGCGGCTCTTTTTGCCTCGGATCTCTTCCGAATGTACATGCGGTATGCGGAGCGAGTCGGCCTGCGCACGGAATTGATTCAGGCCAGCGAGAGCGGTACCGGCGGGTTCAAGGAAGTCATCGCCGCCATATCTGGAGACAAGGTTTACAGCCGGCTCAAGCACGAGTCCGGGGTGCACCGGGTCCAACGCGTCCCGGCCACGGAATCCCAGGGCCGGATCCACACTTCCGCCGTGACCGTGGCCATTTTGCCCGAAGCCGAGGAAGTGGACGTGCACATCGATCCAAGCGACGTGCGCGTGGACGTGTATCGCTCTTCAGGTCCCGGGGGGCAAAGCGTAAACACCACGGACTCCGCCGTGCGCGTGACCCACATCCCCACGGGGCTGGTGGTCATTTGTCAGGACGAAAAGTCGCAGCACAAGAACCGGGCCAAGGCCATGAAAGTCCTCCGCTCCCGACTGCTCAAGGCCAAGCAGGACGAACAAAAAGCCTCCTACGATCAGAACAGAAAGAATCAGGTCGGCAGCGGAGACCGTTCCGAGCGGATTCGAACCTACAATTTCCCACAGGGGCGAATCACGGACCATCGCATCAACCTCACCCTATATCGTTTGGAATCCGTGCTGGAAGGGGAGATGGACGAGTTGGTGAACGCCCTGGTCCAGCACTATCAGACTGAAGCCTTGAAAGCCGAATCCGACGACGGATATTGA
- the prmC gene encoding peptide chain release factor N(5)-glutamine methyltransferase yields MSPSRPTLREILAKSTQFLTTKQVDSPRLSAELVTAHALGLNRLDLFLDLDKPLSEPELARIRPLLARRGTGEPMAYILGRREFYGLDFHVSPEVLIPRPDTELGVELALKLFDREQSFCFVDVGTGSGALCVTLLKLFPQARAVATDISSGALNVATGNLRRHGVDHRCLRIRGDLLRHVKGRSLDLIVANLPYIGEKEAKSLSREVVAFEPSLALFGGLEGDELFPPLLRDAQEVLVNGGVVLLEVGTGQAPGLCERIRDMSPRWADIAIHNDLAGHERYVQARLRW; encoded by the coding sequence ATGTCGCCGTCGCGACCCACATTGCGTGAAATCCTCGCCAAAAGCACCCAGTTTCTTACCACGAAGCAAGTAGACTCGCCTCGCCTGAGTGCGGAACTCGTCACCGCGCATGCATTGGGGCTGAATCGACTCGATCTTTTTCTGGATCTGGACAAGCCTCTGAGCGAACCGGAGCTGGCCCGAATTCGTCCGCTCCTGGCGAGGCGGGGAACCGGCGAACCCATGGCCTATATCCTGGGGCGTCGCGAATTCTACGGGCTGGACTTCCATGTCTCTCCCGAAGTGCTGATTCCTCGTCCGGATACCGAGTTGGGTGTCGAGCTTGCACTGAAGCTGTTTGACCGGGAGCAATCCTTTTGTTTTGTCGACGTCGGTACCGGCAGTGGGGCGCTTTGCGTCACTCTGCTTAAACTTTTTCCCCAGGCTCGGGCCGTGGCGACGGATATTTCTTCTGGCGCACTGAACGTCGCGACCGGAAATTTGCGGCGACACGGCGTGGATCACCGCTGCTTACGGATCAGGGGGGACTTGTTGCGGCACGTGAAAGGACGCAGCCTGGATTTGATCGTGGCCAACCTGCCGTATATCGGGGAGAAAGAGGCAAAGAGCCTGAGCCGGGAAGTCGTCGCCTTCGAGCCCAGCCTCGCCCTTTTCGGAGGATTGGAAGGCGATGAACTGTTTCCTCCCCTGTTACGTGACGCTCAGGAAGTCCTGGTCAACGGCGGGGTTGTGCTTCTGGAAGTCGGAACGGGTCAGGCGCCGGGCCTTTGTGAGCGAATTCGGGATATGTCGCCCCGATGGGCGGACATCGCGATTCATAACGATCTCGCGGGTCATGAGCGATATGTCCAGGCCCGGTTGCGATGGTGA
- the lpxC gene encoding UDP-3-O-acyl-N-acetylglucosamine deacetylase: MCQKTIKKSIQCSGIGLHKGRKVRLVLRPAAEDTGIVFALHGEDGVRFHRPSADAVVETTMATTLGFGGQRLATVEHLLAAVRGLEIDNLFVEVEGDEVPIMDGSSASFIFLLRAAGFRRQNKPRKLLTLKKPIEFQQDGKWIKARPSKRLTVDYTINFNHPMVGTQKFFVECNPETFTRHVAKARTFGFMREVEYLRRNGLALGGSLDNAVVLDEYGVINPEGLRYPDEFVRHKVLDFIGDLFVLGMPMTGDFEVYCSGHALNNAFARYIVEHQADYLEVDVCGEQPVPAEIVLPSLSEVPVTSQVWN; the protein is encoded by the coding sequence ATCTGTCAAAAAACAATTAAAAAATCCATCCAGTGTTCAGGCATCGGCTTGCACAAGGGCCGCAAGGTCCGTCTTGTATTGCGTCCGGCTGCCGAGGATACCGGGATCGTCTTTGCCTTGCACGGCGAGGACGGTGTTCGCTTCCACAGGCCGTCCGCGGATGCCGTGGTGGAGACGACCATGGCCACGACTCTCGGGTTCGGCGGCCAGCGACTCGCTACCGTGGAGCATCTCCTGGCCGCCGTCCGTGGCTTGGAAATCGACAATTTGTTCGTGGAAGTGGAGGGAGACGAAGTGCCGATCATGGACGGCAGTTCGGCCTCCTTTATTTTTTTGCTTCGTGCAGCCGGTTTTCGACGTCAGAACAAGCCTCGAAAGCTGCTGACCCTGAAGAAGCCCATTGAGTTTCAACAGGACGGCAAGTGGATCAAGGCGCGCCCCTCGAAGCGGCTGACCGTGGATTATACCATCAACTTCAATCACCCCATGGTCGGAACGCAGAAGTTTTTCGTGGAGTGCAATCCCGAAACCTTCACCCGGCATGTGGCCAAGGCCAGGACCTTCGGCTTCATGCGCGAGGTCGAATATTTGCGGCGTAACGGGTTGGCCCTGGGCGGCTCCTTGGACAACGCGGTGGTGCTGGATGAATACGGCGTGATCAATCCGGAAGGGCTGCGCTATCCCGACGAGTTCGTTCGGCACAAGGTGTTGGATTTCATCGGGGATCTTTTCGTTCTCGGAATGCCCATGACCGGCGACTTCGAGGTATATTGCTCCGGCCATGCCCTGAACAACGCCTTTGCCAGATACATCGTGGAGCATCAGGCAGATTATCTGGAAGTCGACGTTTGCGGCGAGCAACCCGTGCCTGCCGAGATCGTTCTGCCCTCGCTGTCCGAGGTCCCTGTGACCTCCCAAGTGTGGAATTAA
- a CDS encoding MiaB/RimO family radical SAM methylthiotransferase — protein MRFHLTTFGCKVNQYESQVILEHWTGQGHVQVAEAVQADVILIHSCAVTAKAVAELRKTTAALYRSAPKARIVITGCAAQTFGPELRGLPGVVGVIGTQDRGRLLEGPEPLLQQSAEELSSGSKPIVNMLAGVSDFRRARAQVKVQDGCSHGCTYCIVPLARGPGRSREPGEVIEEVRRLLAAGFREISLIGVNLRLYGQDLQPRCDFWDLVLTLDRTFAPMWGQRARLRLSSLDPAMLGSKALDVISGSRLLCPHLHLSLQSASPAVLKAMGRGHYQPETILDFCHRLEHRLGLYALGADLLTGFPGEQDVHFRETLEFCSALPLTYAHVFPFSPRPGTPAADRLDQVPEEARRDRARQLRALTGTKRRGFLRALAECAAVTMVVEGTAPFRGKCEYYVPCRLVQQSEGPEENAGGTDGKTRVLATRQLVRVRPVGATLKGRDWGLKCVLGDEAAQ, from the coding sequence ATGCGCTTCCACCTGACCACGTTCGGCTGCAAGGTTAACCAATACGAATCCCAGGTCATTCTGGAGCACTGGACTGGTCAAGGACATGTACAGGTTGCGGAAGCTGTTCAGGCTGACGTGATTCTGATCCATTCCTGCGCCGTAACCGCCAAGGCCGTGGCCGAGCTGCGCAAGACCACGGCGGCTCTGTATCGGAGCGCGCCCAAGGCCCGGATCGTAATCACCGGATGCGCGGCCCAGACCTTTGGTCCGGAGTTGCGCGGCCTTCCCGGGGTGGTCGGGGTTATCGGAACGCAGGATCGAGGAAGACTTCTGGAAGGACCGGAGCCGTTGCTGCAACAGTCCGCAGAGGAACTGTCCTCCGGCTCAAAGCCCATAGTGAACATGTTGGCAGGCGTCTCGGACTTTCGGCGTGCCCGGGCCCAGGTCAAGGTCCAGGACGGCTGTTCGCATGGCTGCACCTATTGCATCGTGCCCCTGGCCAGAGGGCCGGGACGAAGCCGGGAGCCGGGGGAGGTGATCGAAGAGGTCCGGCGTCTGCTTGCGGCGGGATTCCGGGAGATCAGCTTGATCGGCGTCAATCTCCGGCTCTACGGCCAGGATCTTCAGCCCCGATGCGACTTCTGGGACCTTGTTCTGACGTTGGACCGGACTTTCGCGCCGATGTGGGGCCAACGGGCCAGGCTGCGGCTCAGCTCCCTGGATCCGGCCATGCTGGGAAGCAAGGCCCTGGACGTAATCTCCGGGTCGCGGCTGCTTTGTCCGCACCTGCACCTCTCCCTGCAGAGCGCCAGTCCGGCGGTCTTGAAGGCCATGGGCCGGGGCCATTACCAGCCCGAGACCATCCTGGACTTCTGCCACCGACTGGAGCATCGGCTGGGCCTCTACGCTCTGGGTGCGGACCTGCTCACCGGCTTCCCCGGCGAGCAGGATGTCCATTTTCGGGAAACCCTGGAGTTCTGCTCCGCCTTACCCCTGACCTACGCCCACGTCTTCCCCTTTTCTCCCCGGCCCGGAACTCCGGCGGCGGATCGCCTGGACCAGGTGCCGGAGGAGGCTCGCCGGGATCGCGCCCGACAACTGCGTGCCCTGACCGGGACCAAGCGTCGAGGCTTTCTTCGCGCTCTGGCCGAGTGCGCCGCGGTGACCATGGTTGTGGAAGGAACCGCCCCGTTTCGGGGCAAATGCGAGTACTACGTGCCGTGCCGACTGGTCCAGCAGTCGGAAGGACCGGAGGAGAACGCAGGCGGGACGGACGGCAAAACACGCGTACTCGCCACACGGCAATTAGTCCGCGTTCGTCCCGTGGGTGCGACGCTCAAGGGCCGAGATTGGGGCCTGAAGTGCGTTCTGGGTGATGAAGCAGCTCAATGA
- the mnmA gene encoding tRNA 2-thiouridine(34) synthase MnmA: MTVAVAVSGGRDSLMALALLRRERNLVAIHAQLADTTPPEVLDGLRENCRVLDVPFQVLDLRSRFEELVVAPYIQSYLEGRTPNPCAWCNARIKFGLLLDAVREQGARTLATGHYARLTLTDHGPALWRGADPAKDQSYFLALLTPNQLAQAAFPLADRRKQDVLPELERLGLAPPLPGESQEVCFISGDYRDFLASRLSKLPPVGLMVLEGGETVGEHKGLWQYTIGQRKGLDVAWSEPLYVLRKDLAANILVVGERARLYSDTCRLESINFLVPTTAWPRDLRLQTRYRQRPESARLGSAPEARQSSSPDTLVLTYPEPREPAAPGQIGVIYSAEGQVLAGGVISS; this comes from the coding sequence GTGACCGTTGCCGTTGCCGTCAGCGGAGGCCGAGACAGCCTGATGGCTCTGGCCCTACTCCGGCGGGAGCGCAACCTTGTCGCGATCCATGCCCAGCTGGCCGACACGACCCCGCCCGAAGTCCTGGACGGACTGCGGGAAAACTGCCGTGTTCTGGATGTTCCGTTCCAAGTCCTGGATCTGCGCTCCCGGTTCGAAGAGCTGGTGGTCGCGCCCTATATCCAAAGCTATTTGGAAGGCCGCACGCCCAATCCCTGCGCCTGGTGCAACGCCCGGATCAAATTCGGCCTGCTCCTGGACGCAGTGCGCGAACAGGGTGCTCGAACCCTGGCCACTGGTCACTACGCCCGCCTGACCCTCACGGATCACGGCCCCGCCCTCTGGCGAGGCGCGGACCCGGCCAAGGACCAGAGCTATTTCCTGGCCCTGCTCACCCCGAACCAGCTTGCCCAGGCCGCCTTCCCTCTGGCCGACCGCCGCAAGCAGGACGTGCTGCCGGAACTGGAGCGCCTGGGCCTCGCTCCGCCCCTGCCCGGCGAAAGCCAGGAGGTTTGCTTCATTTCAGGCGACTATCGGGATTTCCTGGCCTCCCGGCTTTCAAAACTGCCGCCGGTCGGCCTCATGGTTCTCGAAGGCGGAGAGACCGTGGGCGAGCACAAGGGCCTCTGGCAGTACACCATCGGCCAACGCAAAGGCCTGGACGTAGCCTGGAGCGAGCCGCTCTACGTACTGCGCAAGGATCTGGCCGCCAACATCCTGGTGGTGGGCGAGCGGGCCCGGTTGTACAGCGACACATGCCGCCTGGAATCCATCAATTTCCTCGTCCCCACCACCGCCTGGCCCCGGGACCTCCGCCTGCAAACCCGCTACCGCCAACGCCCCGAATCGGCCCGCCTGGGTTCGGCCCCGGAAGCAAGGCAATCATCCAGCCCCGACACGCTCGTCCTGACCTATCCCGAACCCCGAGAACCCGCCGCCCCCGGCCAGATCGGAGTGATCTACTCCGCCGAAGGGCAAGTCCTGGCCGGCGGGGTGATCAGTTCCTGA